A window of the Aquarana catesbeiana isolate 2022-GZ linkage group LG05, ASM4218655v1, whole genome shotgun sequence genome harbors these coding sequences:
- the LOC141145964 gene encoding probable glutathione peroxidase 8-B — translation METLPFPFPLKSSSPKAKVFLVFFSMVLCTVALFILQLKFYKPRLKDFYSYEVKDSKRRPVALNKYRGKTSLVVNVASGCQHTDANYRALCRTVQ, via the coding sequence ATGGAGACTctgccttttcctttccccttGAAGTCCTCCTCACCAAAAGCTAAAGTCTTCCTCGTGTTCTTTTCTATGGTGCTATGTACAGTGGCCTTATTTATTCTGCAGTTAAAGTTTTATAAACCCAGGCTAAAAGACTTCTATTCCTATGAAGTGAAGGATTCCAAGAGAAGACCGGTTGCTCTGAACAAGTACAGAGGGAAAACGTCTCTTGTTGTAAACGTGGCGAGTGGCTGCCAGCACACAGATGCAAACTACAGAGCTCTGTGTAGGActgtgcaataa